The following coding sequences are from one Oncorhynchus kisutch isolate 150728-3 linkage group LG23, Okis_V2, whole genome shotgun sequence window:
- the sptan1 gene encoding spectrin alpha chain, non-erythrocytic 1 isoform X8 has translation MATTSPQRMDTSGVKVLESADDIQERRQQVLDRYRRFKELSGVRRQKLEDSYRFQFFRRDADELEKWIQEKLQIASDENYKDPTNLQGKLQKHQAFEAEVQANAGAIIKLDETGNLMISEGHFASETIRTRLEELHRLWDMLLQKTKEKGVRLLQAQKLVQYLRECEDALDWISDKEAMATSEELGQDLEHVEVLQKKFEEFQTDLAAHEERVNEVNQLAGKLSQESHPEAELIVRKQEEVNAAWQRLKGLAQQRQGRLFGAAEVQRFNRDVDETISWIKEKEQLMASDDFGRDLASVQALLRKHEGLERDLAALEDKVNTLGGEAERLQQTHPQNASQIHLKRDELITNWEQIRTLAAERHARLNDSYRLQRYTSDFRDLTSWVTEMKALINADELANDVAGAEALLDRHQEHKGEIDAHEDSFKATDEAGKALLNTGHYASEEVKEKLGVLTEEKESLLELWEVRRQQYEQCMDLQLFYRDTEQVDNWMSKQEAFLLNEDLGDSLDSVEALLKKHEDFEKSLSAQEEKITALDEFATKLIQNNHYAKEDVATRRDALLSRRNALHERAQSRRAALEDSFHLQQFSRDSDELKSWINEKMKTATDEAYKDPSNLQGKVQKHQAFEAELSANQSRIDALQKSGQELLDGKHYAADEVSVRMDEVSSQWKKLLEATELKGIKLREANQQQQFNRNVEDIELWLYEVEGHLASDDYGKDLTSVQNLQKKHALLEADVAAHQDRIDGITIQARQFQEAGHFDADNIKRKQEALMARYDALRDPMAARKQKLSDSLRLQQLFRDVEDEETWIREKEPIAASTNRGKDLIGVQNLLKKHQALQAEIAGHEPRIKAVTQKGEAMVEEGHFAGEEVKVKLEELNGRWDTLKGKAGQRRQDLEDSLQAQQYFADANEAESWMREKEPIVGSPDYGKDEDSAEALLKKHEALMSDLSAYGSSIQALKEQAQTCRQQVAPTDDETGKELVLALYDYQEKSPREVTMKKGDILTLLNSTNKDWWKVEVNDRQGFVPAAYVKKLDPTQSSSRENLLDEQGSIGLRQDQIENQPSAKEACSVSVRMKQVEELYGTLQELGEKRKDMLEKSCKKFMLFREANELQQWINEKEGALTNEEVGSDLEQVEVLQKKFDDFQKDLKANESRLRDINKVASELESEGLMAEEATMVQAQEQVMLGSAPGQDEADNKNASPWKNVRLAVQTTANFNTIKELNNRWRSLQQLAEERSNMLGSAHEVQRFHRDADETKEWIEEKNQALNTDNYGHDLASVQALQRKHEGFERDLAALGDKVNSLGETAERLIQSHPEAVDDIQEKCTELNTAWSSLVGRADQRKDKLGNSHDLQRFLSDFRDLMSWINGIRGLVSSEELAKDVTGAEALLERHQEHRTEIDARAGTFQAFEQFGQQLLARGHYASPEIQQKLEALDHERADLEKAWVQRRMMLDQCLELQLFNRDCEQAENWMAAREAFLASDDKGDSLDSVEALIKKHEDFDKAINVQEEKIAALQSFADQLVGADHYAKPEIFNRRNEVLDRWRRLKAQMIEKRSKLGESQTLQQFSRDVDEIEAWISEKLQTATDESYKDPTNIQLSKLLSKHQKHQAFEAELHANADRIRGVIDTGNALIHRGACSGSEDAVQSRLGALDEQWQFLVNKSAEKSQKLKEANKQQNFNTGIKDFDFWLSEVEALLASEDYGKDLASVNNLLKKHQLLEADISAHEDRLKDLNGQADSLTASTAFDPTQVKDKRDAVNGRFTKIKSMATGRRAKLNESHRLHQFFRDLDDEESWIKEKKLLVSSEDYGRDLTGVQNLRKKHKRLEAELGAHEPAIQSVQDTGKKLSDDNTIGQDEIEQRLAQFEEHWMELKDLAAARGQRLEESLEYQQFVANVEEEEAWINEKLNLVGSEDYGDTLAAVQGLLKKHEAFETDFSVHRDRVNDVCSNGDELIKKNNHHVDSISAKMASLRGKVSELERAAAMRKAKLDENSAFLQFNWKADVVESWIGEKENSLKTDEYGRDLSSVQTLLTKQETFDAGLQAFQQEGITNITALKDQLLAAKHVQSKAIETRHAALMKRWNQLLDNSQARKKKLLEAQEHFRKVEDLFLTFAKKASAFNSWFENAEEDLTDPVRCNSLEEIRALRDAHEAFRSSLSSAQADFNQLAELDRQIKSYQVVSNPYTWFTMEALEETWRNLQKIIKERELELQKEQRRQEENDKLRQEFAQHANAFHQWLQETRSCMVEESGTLESQLEATKRKHQEIRAMRSQLKKIEDLGAAMEEALILDNKYTEHSTVGLAQQWDQLDQLGMRMQHNLEQQIQARNTTGVTEDALKEFSMMFKHFDKEKSGRLNHQEFKSCLRSLGYDLPMVEEGEPDPEFESILDTVDPNRDGNVSLQEYMAFMISRETENVKSSEEIESAFRALSVDAKPYVTKEELYQNLSKEQADYCISHMKPYLDSKGREMPSAFDFVEFTRSLFVN, from the exons AGAATGGATACCAGTGGGGTGAAAGTGCTGGAGTCTGCTGATGACATCCAGGAGCGCCGGCAGCAGGTGTTGGACCGCTACCGGCGCTTCAAGGAGCTATCGGGCGTGCGACGGCAGAAGCTGGAGGACTCGTACCGCTTCCAGTTCTTCCGCCGCGATGCTGACGAGCTGGAGAAGTGGATCCAGGAGAAGCTGCAGATTGCCTCTGATGAGAACTACAAGGACCCTACCAACCTCCAG GGCAAGCTCCAGAAACATCAGGCCTTTGAGGCGGAGGTGCAGGCCAACGCTGGAGCCATCATTAAGCTAGACGAGACTGGCAACCTTATGATCTCCGAAGGCCACTTTGCCTCCGAAACGATCCGC ACTCGTCTGGAGGAGCTTCACCGTCTTTGGGACATGCTGCTGCAGAAGACCAAGGAGAAGGGTGTCCGTCTACTGCAGGCCCAGAAGCTAGTGCAGTACCTGCGCGAGTGTGAGGATGCCCTGGACTGGATCAGTGACAAG GAGGCCATGGCCACCTCGGAGGAGCTGGGCCAGGACCTGGAGCACGTAGAGGTGCTACAGAAGAAGTTTGAGGAGTTCCAGACGGACCTGGCAGCTCACGAGGAGCGTGTGAACGAGGTGAACCAGCTGGCGGGCAAGTTGAGCCAGGAGTCCCACCCCGAGGCGGAGCTCATCGTTCGCAAGCAGGAGGAGGTGAACGCCGCCTGGCAGAGGCTCAAGGGCCTGGCGCAGCAGAGGCAGGGCAGGCTGTTCGGAGCCGCCGAGGTGCAGAGATTTAACAG GGATGTGGACGAGACCATTAGCTGGATCAAGGAGAAGGAGCAGCTCATGGCATCCGATGACTTTGGCCGGGACCTGGCCAGCGTTCAGGCTCTGCTGCGCAAGCATGAGGGcctggagagagacctggctgcCCTCGAGGACAAGGTCAACACTCTGGGCGGAGAGGCTGAACGTCTGCAGCAGACCCACCCCCAGAACGCCTCCCAGATCCACCTGAAGAGGGATGAGCTCATCACCAACTGGGAGCAGATCCGCACGCTGGCCGCCGAGCGCCACGCCCGCCTCAACGACTCctacag GCTGCAGCGCTACACTTCAGACTTCCGTGACCTGACCAGCTGGGTGACGGAGATGAAGGCCCTGATCAACGCTGATGAGCTGGCCAACGACGTGGCTGGAGCTGAGGCTCTCCTCGACCGCCACCAGGAACACAAG GGTGAGATTGACGCCCATGAGGACAGCTTCAAAGCCACGGACGAGGCCGGCAAGGCTCTGCTCAACACTGGACACTACGCCTCAGAGGAGGTCAAGGAGAAG ctgggtGTACTGACTGAGGAGAAGGAGTCTCTGTTGGAGCTGTGGGAGGTGCGCAGGCAGCAGTACGAGCAGTGCATGGACCTGCAGCTCTTCTACAGGGACACGGAGCAGGTCGACAACTGGATGAGCAAGCAAGAG GCGTTCCTTCTGAACGAGGATCTTGGTGACTCTCTGGACAGCGTGGAGGCCCTGCTGAAGAAACACGAGGACTTTGAGAAGTCCCTCAGCGCCCAGGAGGAGAAGATCACT GCCCTGGATGAATTTGCCACCAAACTGATCCAGAACAACCACTACGCCAAGGAGGATGTGGCCACTCGTAGAGATGCT CTGCTGAGCCGTCGTAACGCCCTGCATGAGCGTGCCCAGTCCCGCCGCGCTGCCCTGGAGGACTCCTTCCACTTGCAGCAGTTCTCCCGCGACTCGGACGAGCTCAAGAGCTGGATCAATGAGAAGATGAAGACGGCCACCGACGAAGCCTACAAG GATCCGTCCAACTTGCAGGGCAAGGTCCAGAAGCACCAGGCCTTCGAGGCGGAGCTGTCAGCCAACCAGAGCCGCATCGACGCGCTGCAGAAGTCTGGACAGGAGCTCCTGGACGGCAAGCACTACGCCGCCGATGAAGTGTCGGTCCGCATGGACGAGGTCAGCTCCCAGTGGAAGAAGCTGCTGGAGGCCACCGAGCTCAAAG gcATCAAGCTGCGTGAGGCTAACCAGCAGCAGCAGTTCAACAGGAATGTGGAGGACATTGAGCTGTGGCTTTACGAGGTGGAGGGCCATCTGGCCTCCGACGACTACGGCAAGGACCTGACCAGCGTCCAGAACCTGCAGAAGAAACATGCCCTGCTGGAGGCCGATGTGGCCGCACACCAG gaCCGCATTGACGGCATCACCATCCAGGCGCGTCAGTTCCAGGAGGCGGGCCACTTTGACGCTGACAACATCAAGCGCAAGCAGGAGGCGCTGATGGCGCGCTACGACGCCCTTCGCGACCCCATGGCTGCCCGCAAGCAGAAGCTATCGGACTCGCTGCGGCTACAGCAGCTCTTCAGGGATGTGGAGGACGAGGAGACCTGGATCCGGGAGAAGGAGCCCATCGCCGCCTCCACCAACCGGGGAAAAGACTTGATTGGCGTTCAGAACTTGCTGAAGAAGCACCAGGCCCTGCAAGCGGAGATTGCCGGCCACGAACCCCGCATCAAGGCTGTCACCCAGAAGGGAGAAGCCATGGTGGAGGAAG GTCACTTTGCCGGAGAGGAGGTGAAGGTGAAGCTGGAGGAGCTGAACGGCCGCTGGGACACCCTGAAGGGCAAGGCCGGGCAGCGCAGGCAGGACCTGGAGGATTCGCTGCAGGCCCAGCAGTACTTTGCCGACGCCAACGAGGCAGAGTCctggatgagagagaaggagccCATTGTGGGCAGCCCCGACTACGGCAAGGACGAGGACTCTGCTGAG GCCCTGCTGAAGAAGCACGAAGCCCTGATGTCTGATCTGAGTGCCTATGGAAGCAGCATCCAGGCTCTGAAGGAGCAGGCCCAAACCTGTAGG CAACAAGTGGCTCCCACCGATGATGAGACGGGTAAAGAGCTGGTGCTGGCCCTCTATGACTACCAGGAGAAGAGCCCCCGCGAGGTCACCATGAAGAAGGGAGACATCCTCACCCTGCTCAACAGCACtaacaag GACTGGTGGAAGGTGGAGGTGAATGACCGCCAGGGTTTTGTTCCGGCAGCCTACGTCAAGAAGTTGGATCCCACCCAGTCCTCTTCCAGAGAGAACTTGCTGGATGAGCAGGGCAGCATCGGCCTGCGCCAGGATCAGATTGAGAACCA GCCGTCGGCCAAGGAGGCGTGCAGTGTGTCTGTACGCATGAAGCAGGTGGAGGAACT GTACGGAACTCTCCAGGAGCTAGGCGAGAAGCGCAAGGACATGCTGGAGAAGAGCTGTAAGAAGTTCATGCTGTTCCGCGAGGCCAACGAACTACAGCAGTGGATTAATGAGAAGGAGGGAGCCCTCACCAATGAGGAGGTGGGCTCCGACCTGGAGCAGGTGGAGGTGCTGCAGAAGAAGTTTGACGACTTCCAGAAG GACCTGAAGGCCAATGAGTCTCGTCTGAGGGACATCAACAAGGTGGCGTCTGAGCTGGAGTCTGAGGGCCTGATGGCCGAGGAGGCAACCATGGTCCAAGCTCAG gaACAAGTGATGCTGGGATCTGCTCCTGGCCAG GATGAGGCTGATAACAAGAATGCCTCTCCATGGAAG AATGTACGCTTGGCTGTTCAAACGACGGCTAACTTTAATACTATCAAG GAGCTGAACAACCGCTGGAGATCCCTGCAGCAGCTGGCCGAGGAGAGGAGCAACATGCTGGGCAGTGCCCACGAAGTGCAGAGGttccacag GGATGCGGATGAGACCAAGGAGTGGATCGAGGAGAAGAACCAAGCGCTGAACACAGACAACTATGGCCACGACCTGGCCAGCGTTCAGGCCCTTCAGCGCAAACACGAGGGCTTTGAGAGAGACCTGGCTGCCCTGGGAGATAAG GTGAACTCCCTGGGGGAGACAGCGGAGCGTCTGATCCAGTCCCACCCGGAGGCGGTGGACGACATCCAGGAGAAGTGCACAGAGCTCAATACGGCCTGGAGCAGCCTGGTAGGGCGCGCCGACCAGCGAAAGGATAAGCTAGGCAACTCCCACGACCTGCAGCGCTTCCTCTCCGACTTCAGGGACCTCATGTCCTGGATCAACGGCATCCGAGGCCTGGTGTCCTCAGAAGAGCTGGCCAAGGACGTGACCGGGGCTGAGGCCCTGCTAGAGAGACACCAG GAGCACCGTACTGAGATCGACGCCCGTGCGGGCACCTTCCAGGCCTTTGAGCAGTTTGGCCAGCAGCTGTTGGCGCGCGGCCACTATGCCAGTCCTGAGATCCAGCAGAAGCTGGAGGCCTTGGACCACGAGAGGGCAGACCTGGAGAAGGCCTGGGTGCAGAGACGAATGATGCTCGACCAGTGCCTGGAGCTCCAG CTGTTCAACCGTGACTGTGAACAGGCTGAGAACTGGATGGCGGCTCGCGAGGCCTTCCTGGCCAGCGACGACAAGGGTGACTCCCTGGACAGCGTGGAGGCTCTCATCAAGAAACACGAGGACTTTGACAAGGCCATCAACGTGCAGGAGGAGAAAATCGCTGCTCTGCAGTCCTTTGCAGACCAGCTGGTTGGCGCTGATCATTATGCCAAACCAGAGATATTCAACCGTCGCAATGAAGTCCTGGACAG GTGGCGCCGTCTGAAGGCTCAGATGATTGAGAAGCGCTCCAAGCTGGGCGAGTCCCAGACACTGCAGCAGTTCAGCCGCGACGTGGACGAGATAGAGGCCTGGATCAGCGAGAAGCTGCAGACAGCTACAGATGAGTCCTATAAGGACCCCACCAACATCCAG CTGTCGAAGCTGCTG AGTAAGCACCAGAAGCACCAGGCCTTCGAGGCGGAGTTGCATGCCAACGCAGACCGCATCCGTGGGGTTATCGACACTGGCAACGCCCTCATCCATAGAGGGGCCTGCTCCGGCAGTGAGGATGCGGTTCAG TCGCGTCTGGGTGCTCTGGACGAGCAGTGGCAGTTCCTGGTGAACAAGTCGGCAGAGAAGAGCCAGAAGCTGAAAGAAGCCAACAAGCAGCAGAACTTCAACACTGGCATTAAGGACTTTGACTTCTGGCTCTCTGAg gtcgaggcccttcttgcctctGAGGATTATGGCAAAGACCTGGCCTCCGTCAACAACCTGCTGAAGAAACATCAGCTTCTGGAAGCCGACATCTCTGCTCATGAG GATCGTCTGAAGGACCTGAACGGCCAGGCTGACAGCCTGACGGCCAGCACAGCCTTCGACCCCACCCAGGTTAAAGACAAGCGCGACGCCGTCAATGGACGCTTCACGAAGATCAAGAGCATGGCCACTGGCCGCCGTGCAAAGCTCAACGAGTCGCACCGCCTGCATCAGTTCTTCAGGGACCTGGACGACGAGGAGTCTTGGATCAA AGAAAAGAAATTGCTAGTGAGTTCGGAGGACTATGGACGTGATTTGACAGGAGTGCAGAATCTGAGGAAGAAACACAAGAGGCTGGAGGCTGAGTTGGGGGCCCATGAGCCGGCCATCCAGTCTGTGCAGGACACAGGGAAGAAGCTGTCCGATGACAACACCATCGGCCAGGATGAGATTGAGCAGAGGCTGGCCCAGTTTGAGGAGCACTGGATGGAGCTGAAGGACCTGGCTGCAGCCAG GGGACAGAGGCTGGAGGAGTCGCTGGAGTACCAGCAGTTTGTTGCGAATGTTGAAGAGGAGGAAGCCTGGATTAACGAGAAGCTGAACCTGGTGGGAAGTGAAGACTACGGGGATACCCTGGCTGCTGTGCAGGGCCTGTTGAAGAAGCATGAGGCGTTTGAGACTGATTTCTCAGTGCACAGGGACAGAGTGAATGACGTGTGTTCCAACGGAGACGAGCTCATCAAAAAG AACAACCACCACGTGGACAGCATCTCAGCCAAGATGGCGTCCCTGCGGGGCAAGGTGTCTGAGCTGGAGAGGGCCGCTGCCATGAGAAAAGCCAAGCTGGATGAGAACTCTGCCTTCTTGCAGTTCAACTGGAAGGCTGACGTGGTGGAGTCCTGGATCG GTGAGAAGGAGAACAGCCTGAAGACGGATGAGTACGGACGAGATCTCTCCTCTGTGCAGACCTTGCTCACTAAGCAG GAGACGTTTGACGCAGGGCTGCAGGCCTTCCAGCAGGAGGGTATCACCAACATCACAGCCCTCAAGGACCAGCTGCTGGCGGCCAAGCACGTCCAGTCCAAGGCCATCGAGACGCGCCACGCTGCCCTCATGAAGCGCTGGAACCAGCTTCTCGACAACTCGCAGGCCCGCAAGAAGAAACTGCTGGAGGCCCAGGAGCACTTCAGGAAG GTGGAAGACCTGTTCCTGACCTTTGCCAAGAAGGCGTCGGCCTTCAACAGCTGGTTTGAGAATGCTGAGGAGGACTTGACTGATCCGGTGCGCTGCAACTCGCTGGAGGAGATCCGGGCGCTGCGCGACGCCCACGAGGCCTTCCGCTCATCGCTGAGCTCGGCGCAGGCCGACTTCAACCAGCTGGCCGAGCTGGACCGGCAGATCAAGAGCTACCAGGTGGTGTCCAACCCCTACACCTGGTTCACCATGGAGGCCCTGGAAGAGACCTGGAGGAACCTGCAGAAGATCATCAAG gAACGAGAGCTGGAGCTGCAGAAGGAGcagaggaggcaggaggagaatgACAAGCTGCGGCAGGAGTTTGCGCAGCACGCCAATGCATTCCACCAGTGGCTGCAGGAGACCAG GTCCTGCATGGTAGAAGAATCCGGAACCTTGGAATCACAACTTGAGGCAACCAAG CGCAAGCACCAGGAGATCCGGGCAATGCGTAGCCAGCTGAAGAAGATTGAGGACCTGGGCGCGGCCATGGAGGAGGCTCTGATCCTG